From Schaalia sp. ZJ405, one genomic window encodes:
- a CDS encoding ABC transporter permease, with translation MSTPNPHAGFGAVPQPDNGPQQFPPSPVGQSAPGMPVTRGPLSGPGMPPPMPQGPVPFQGQIPFHGQVPPAGPTYQQPKPQTPLSRQMKALVSPAGLLTLAFEILATLGVGLVSALLIVTGSFILNTGVLGFLGFPGQVINSEFSAPEATIMLIGGVLGGGFTSETQTFTIFLFGTFIGVIVTLRAVLRRRVWVDGTIIETMPTAVRALIEGVIVALVITLLTAFFSADDGAITSLTQLQTGAWHGGETRPLAVLTFIVITVLVACVSFVERRKAVQARLLPPFLTQALRELRRAHAILFGVFGLVTLAVFVFMSIVSFKNPGVLLLAPLFLPNMAVLMIGLAYFGEVTPNGIGIGYFQALTVPLEGFTIPSHPTRAWYFNDGWGFLLMIIGLVLILVMSASIGVQRERTSVPVWTRVWQTPLCALILWIVLGLGVTNSHNLTKDTGTFLHVGMSWWTPFTVALAFLAASVLAEVTPRYLAANAPGLLTLCAGRRATQAWLASPVRFVAPKTPAMNQPRAPHGMPQQPMVPMGQRGPVAAPPAPGNPMPGPGQAAPGQPAVGQPMPGQPVPGQPMIVQPRPGQPIPGPQWGSGPTGGQPGMMPMQGQSGIPKPQNQSGMMPTPQTPTGQASTVQASTQPVQAQVPQPDPQPEHTQAPHPMQPPAQRDGLTPPPPAAQ, from the coding sequence ATGAGTACTCCGAATCCTCATGCTGGCTTTGGCGCAGTGCCACAGCCGGACAACGGGCCCCAGCAGTTCCCTCCATCTCCGGTCGGGCAGTCTGCCCCTGGGATGCCAGTGACCCGCGGACCGCTCAGTGGACCTGGGATGCCGCCACCGATGCCTCAAGGACCGGTACCGTTCCAGGGACAAATACCGTTCCACGGACAGGTACCCCCGGCGGGACCGACCTACCAGCAGCCAAAGCCGCAGACCCCGCTCAGCAGGCAGATGAAAGCACTCGTCAGCCCGGCTGGTCTGCTGACACTCGCGTTCGAGATCCTGGCCACCCTTGGGGTGGGGCTCGTGTCGGCGCTCCTCATTGTTACAGGATCCTTCATTCTCAATACAGGGGTCCTGGGGTTCCTGGGATTCCCAGGACAAGTCATTAACTCGGAATTCTCCGCACCCGAGGCCACGATCATGCTCATCGGCGGCGTGCTCGGCGGAGGATTCACCTCCGAGACACAGACATTCACGATCTTTTTATTCGGCACATTCATCGGGGTGATTGTCACTCTTCGCGCGGTGCTGCGCCGACGGGTGTGGGTTGACGGAACGATCATTGAGACAATGCCAACCGCCGTTCGTGCGCTGATTGAGGGAGTGATTGTCGCACTGGTCATCACACTCCTGACGGCATTCTTCTCCGCTGACGACGGGGCCATCACATCTTTGACTCAACTGCAAACCGGGGCGTGGCATGGCGGGGAAACTCGACCTCTTGCCGTCCTGACCTTCATCGTCATCACAGTTCTTGTTGCCTGCGTAAGTTTTGTTGAACGGCGAAAGGCCGTGCAAGCCCGTCTACTGCCGCCGTTCCTCACGCAAGCGCTGCGTGAACTTAGGCGGGCTCACGCGATCCTCTTCGGTGTTTTCGGCCTCGTTACCTTAGCAGTCTTTGTGTTCATGTCGATCGTCAGCTTCAAGAACCCGGGAGTTCTCCTCCTTGCGCCGCTGTTCCTGCCAAACATGGCGGTATTGATGATCGGTTTGGCATACTTCGGCGAAGTCACTCCAAATGGAATCGGCATCGGATACTTCCAGGCACTCACCGTCCCCCTCGAAGGATTCACGATTCCCTCGCACCCCACGAGGGCGTGGTACTTCAACGACGGATGGGGATTCCTGCTGATGATTATTGGCCTCGTGCTCATTCTTGTCATGTCCGCGTCTATCGGTGTCCAACGCGAACGTACGTCGGTCCCGGTGTGGACTCGGGTATGGCAGACACCGCTGTGTGCGTTGATTCTCTGGATCGTCCTCGGCCTCGGAGTAACGAATTCCCATAACTTAACGAAAGACACGGGCACGTTCCTGCATGTCGGGATGTCCTGGTGGACACCGTTTACCGTCGCACTCGCATTCCTTGCCGCGTCGGTCCTTGCAGAAGTCACGCCCAGATACCTCGCTGCCAATGCTCCCGGGCTGCTGACCCTGTGTGCGGGTCGTCGGGCCACCCAGGCGTGGCTTGCGAGCCCTGTGCGTTTCGTTGCGCCGAAGACTCCTGCGATGAATCAGCCTCGTGCTCCTCACGGGATGCCGCAACAACCGATGGTTCCGATGGGACAGAGGGGACCGGTGGCAGCACCTCCCGCTCCCGGAAACCCAATGCCGGGTCCGGGTCAAGCGGCACCGGGGCAGCCCGCAGTCGGTCAACCAATGCCCGGTCAACCGGTGCCGGGGCAGCCGATGATCGTCCAGCCTCGTCCCGGTCAGCCCATACCCGGACCGCAGTGGGGAAGTGGCCCCACCGGTGGACAACCGGGGATGATGCCAATGCAGGGGCAGTCAGGGATACCAAAGCCGCAGAACCAGTCGGGGATGATGCCGACTCCGCAGACACCGACCGGGCAGGCCAGCACTGTCCAGGCATCAACGCAACCTGTTCAGGCGCAGGTCCCTCAACCCGATCCTCAACCCGAGCACACGCAAGCACCACACCCCATGCAACCACCAGCTCAGCGCGACGGTCTGACTCCACCGCCTCCGGCGGCTCAGTGA